The Kribbella amoyensis genomic sequence AGAACGCGGCCGCCGACGCGCTCGCGAACATGGCGCTCGACGGCAAGCCGGTACCGCTGAAGCCGGCCGAGAGCTCGGCGGCCCCGGTCGCCACGGAGCCGTCGGACCTGCAGAAGGCCTTGCGTGGTTGGGGTGCGCCGGCCGAACCGCCGACGCGGCTGCTCTTCCTGCGGCACGGCGAGACCCCGCACACGGTGGACAAGCGGTTCTCCGGTTCGGGCGGGGACGACCCGGGGCTGAGCGAGACCGGCGAGGCGCAGGCGCGGGCGGCCGCGGAGTACCTGGACCGGCTCGGTGGGGTCGACGCGGTCGTGACGTCGCCGATGCGGCGGACCCGGCAGACGGCCGCGGTGGTGGCCGACAGGCTCGGGCTCGAGGTCGACGTGCGGGACGGCTGGGTCGAGTGCTCGTTCGGCGACTGGGACGGGCACACCTTCGCCGAGGTGCAGGAGAAGTGGCCGGAGGCACTCAAGGACTGGCTCGAGTCGACCACGGTCGCGCCGCCCGGCGGTGAGTCGTTCGACAGTTGCGCCCGGCGGGCCCGCTCGGCGCGCGACGGGTTGCTCGCGTCGTACCCCGGCAAGACGGTCGTCGTGGTCACCCACGTGACGCCGATCAAGCTGATGGTCCGCGGGGTCCTGCAGGCGCCGATGTCCTCGATGTTCCGGATGGAGCTGCGCCCGGCGACCCTCACCGAGATCCACTGGTACGCCGACGGCCTCGCGTCCCTCAGGTCCTTCAACCTCCAACCTGGCCTGTAGGCCCTGTCCGGTCATCCCGTGCGTGCTGCGCGGCACTCGGCACGGCACCTCGCCGCACTGGAGCAAAGGCCACGATGCACCAGCATCGAGGCCTTCCCTCCAGCGCGCCGAGCCACCGCACCGAGCACCTGCTCGCTACTGCACCGGATGACCGGACAGGGCCTAGTCTGACCCCACCCGTACATCGAGGTACGGGTGGACAGGACGGAGTGATCGGGTGCCGTTGCAGAGAGTGCACTTCGCCGAGGACGTTCCTGAGGTTTTCCGGGCGTCGTTGCAGGACATCCGGACCGAGCTCGAGGTGCCGGCGGAGTTCCCGGCCGAGGTGGTCGCGGCCGCGCTCGAGGTGGCGGCGCAGCCGCGGTTGCCGGAGCTGGACCGGACCGACCTCGAGTTCGTCACGATCGATCCACCCGACTCGATGGACCTCGACCAGGCCGTCTTCATCGAGCGGGCCGGCGACGGCTTCACGGTGTACTACGCGATCGCGGACGTCGGCGCGTTCGTCCAGCCGGGCGACCCGATCGACGTCGAGGCCCGCAAGCGCGGCGAGACCTTGTACGCACCGGACAAGCGGACTCCGTTGCACCCGCCCGAGTTGTCCGAGGGCGCCGCGTCGTTGCTCGCCGGCGAGGTACGTCCCGCGGTGCTGTGGACGATCACGGTGGACGCGACCGGCGAGGGTACCGACGTGCTCTGCCAGCGTGCCCTGGTGAAGTCGCGGGCCAAGCTCAACTACGCGGGCGTGCAAGAGGAGCTCGACGCGGGGACCGCCTCCGAATCGCTGCAGCTGCTCCGCGAGGTCGGCAAGCTCCGCGAGCAGCGCGAGCTGGACCGCGGCGGCGTCAACCTGCCGATCCCGGACCAGGAAGTGGTCGCGTCGGACGGCGAGTGGACCCTGGAGTTCCGCGCCCCGCTGCCGGTCGAGGGCTGGAACGCGCAGATCTCGTTGCTCACCGGGATGGCGGCCGCGCACCTGATGATGCAGGGCGAGATCGGCATCCTGCGAACGTTGCCCGAGTCACCCGACGACCTGCGCCGCAAGCTGGAGAACACCGCGAAGGCGCTCGGCATCTCCTGGTCCGCCGAGACCTCGTACGCGCAGTTCATCCACGGGCTCGACCCGAAGGTCCCGGCGCACGCGGCGATGCTGGCGGCGTGCACGGTGTTGTTCCGCGGCGCCGGGTACACGTCGTTCGCGGGTGGTGTGCCGGAGCACCCGCAGCACGCGGCGATGAAGGCGGAGTACGCGCACGTCACCGCTCCGTTGCGGCGTCTGGTGGATCGCTGGACCAGCGAGATCTGTGTCGCGTTGTCCGCGGGCGCCGAGGTGCCGGAGTGGATCCGCGAGTCGCTCGACGACATCCCGAAGATCATGGACGAGGCGGACCGCAAGGCGCACGCGTACGAACGGTCGATCGTCTCGATGGTCGAGGCCGGCCTGGTCGCCGAACACGTCGGCGCGACGTTCGACGGCGTCATCACCGACGTCGACGAACGCGAGGAGACCCGTGGCGTGGTCGCGTTGTCGACCCTCGCGATCGAAGGCCGCGTCACCGGGACCAGCCCGCTGCCGCTGGGACAGCAGGCCCGCGTGAAGCTCACCGAAGCCGACATCGCCAAGCGCACGATCGCGTTCGAGCTAGTCGGATAACGCCTGCCGGACCGCCTTCGTGGTGCGGTCCAGGTCGCCGGTGGCGAGCAGGTCGAGCAGGGCGCCACGGAGCAGGGCCAGGACCGCGGTTCGGCGTGCCCGGGCTTTGGCGGTGTGGCCGTCGGGCTGGCTTGTCTGGAGCAGTTCGAGCCAGTCGTCGACGGTGGAGCGGGCGTAGTCGCCCCACGGGCCGTCGGGGGAGACCAGCGAGCGGCCGTACGCCTCGACCCAGAGGTTCATCAGGGAGCGTCGTTCGGGGGCGGCGAGCCAGGTCCACAGTTCGCGGGCGACCACGTCGAGGCCGGGCTTGTCGTCGTACCGGAGCTGCTGGAGCAGGGCCAGCTCATCGGTCCGGGCGCGGGCCAGCAACGCCCGGATCAGGCCGTCCTTGCTGCCGAAGAGGAACAGCAGCACCCGTGGACTCGAGCCGATCGCGGCCGCCAGCGGGCGCAACGACAACTCGGCCAGCCCGTGCGTCAGCGCGTACTCGTAGGCGAGCTCGAGGAGTTCGCGCTCACGGGCCGAGGGGGCTGGATTCGTCGTCACCACCCGGCTAGTATCGCTCACTGAAACAGTCGTGTCAGTAGAGTGGGTGGTGCGGATGTCCGAAGCGGTGGTCCGGCGGCTGGGCGAGCCCGGCGATCTGGGCTGGGTGGTCCAGGCACACGGCGAGATCTACGCCGCGGAGTACGGCTGGGGGCCGGCGTTCGAGACCCTGGTGGCGCGGATCGTCGCGGACTTCGCGGCCGATCAGAACGCGGATCAGAACGCCGATCAGGACTTGGGTCGGGAGGCGGCGTGGATCGCGACCGTCGACGGCGAGCGGGTCGGGTGTGTCTTCTGCGTCCGCGGTGACGACGAGGCGACCGCGAAGCTCAGGTTGTTGCTGTTGGCGCCGTCCGGCCGTGGGCAGGGCCTCGGTGGGCGGCTCGTCGACACCTGCCTGGAGTTCGCCCGGTCGGCGGGGTACAAGCGGATGGTGTTGTGGACCAACGACCCGCTGGTCGCGGCCCGGCACATCTACCTGGCCCGCGGCTTCCGCCTGACCGGCTCCGAGCCGCACGACCTCTTCGGCAACGACCTGCTGAGCCAGACCTACGAGCTGGATCTGAGCTAACAGGTCGGCGCGCCCGGAGCCGCGGTACCGCGGATCGCGTGATCGAGGAAGGTGACGGCGTACCCGTTCTGGATCGTCAGGGCGCGCTCGGGGTCGATGTCACCGAGCGGAAGGGCCGCCCGCAACGGCCAGGCCAGGTAGTACGCGCCGTAGTCGGTGAAGTTGAAGTGCCGGGCGCCGTCGACGGTGGCGCACCACTTCGCCGCGGTGCTTGCCTTGATCAACGAGCGGGCGCGTTCGAGGTCGGCGGTGTCGTCCTTCGCCTGCTGTCCGCAGCTGCCGGTGATACACGAGTCCTCGGAGCCGACGAGCAGGAACGGGGCCTTCAGCCCGGTCTTCACCACCTCGCCGTACTGGGTGCCGTCCAGGTCGATCGCGGCACCGCAACGTGGATCCAGCCGGCACGCCTCCAACGAGGCCGCGCCGCCGAACGAGTGCCCGACGTAGCTGACCTTGGTGGCCGGATTGACCCGGCCCTCCAACGGTCCCTCGTCGAGGGCGGCGAGCGTGGTCGCGACGAAGCGGGCGTCCGCGGCCCACACCTGGACGATCCGGTCCCCGTGCTCGTCCAGGTCGTCGGGCTTGGCCTGCTCGGTACTGCCGACGGTCTGGCCGTCCAGCACGGTGAGGTTCGCGCTGTAGGTCGGGGTGAAGCCGGCGACCAGGTACCCGTGGCTGGCGAGGTCCTCGGCGAGGGCGGCGTACTGCGGTGCCGAGAAGCCCATCCCTGGTTGGAGGACGACGACCGGGAACCGGCTCGGGGCGACCGGGGCGTCGTCGAGCGCGCGGTCCCGGAACGTGTCGAACGAACCCTGCAGGAGGCCGGCCGGTCCCTTCAGGTGCAGCCCGTCCCACGGCCCCGGGGCGTACGGGACCCGCGGCCCGGTCGTGCTGGGGGAGACCGGGTACCAGATCCAGACGGACAGCTTCCGCGGCGTCCCGGCCTCGGGGGAGAACGGGTCCTTGCGCGCGGTGTCGGTCCAGTCGTACGTCGTCCGGCCGACCGCGTACGCACCGGTGGGCGCGGGGAGATCGAGCGGTTGGGAGCGTTGGATCCCCACCCAGCCGAGGTACCCCGCGCCGGCGAACAGCACGACCAGGACCAGCAGGGCCACCTTTCGCAGGACTCGTCGCAGCCTCATGCCTCGATCGTGCCATCCGGACGGCGTCCGGTCGTGTGTCCCGGCGTGTGTCCGAAGGCGCGTCGGAACAGATCGGCGAAACGCCCACGCGGCGCTTGCCGATGGTGCGGGTCGACCACACGTACTCCACGTACGGGCGGGGGACCGACTCGATGGGGTTCGTCCCGAACGTGCTCGACCTGACCGCGTTCGGACGTCAGGAGGCGTGGGAGCTGCCGGCCGGCCGCAGCACCGGGCTCGGCGCCAAGGCGGGCGACCCCGGCATCACCCTGCGCGCGGGGGAGCCGCACTGCCACTGAGTGGAACGGGCCGGCCCGTAAGCCGGATTCTGTCTCAGGCGACCATCCATCTACGGTGACCGTTGCCGGTCACCTCCAGCAGCCTACCCGCGAGCTCGGGCGGGCAGCCCTCGAACGCTCGCGCGGGCGGCGGTTGCCCGTCGCCCTTCTTGGCCTTGCTCCGCGTGGGGTTTACCGAGCCTCCGCAGTCACCTGCGGAGCTGGTGGTCTCTTACACCACCGTTTCACCCTTACCCGCACCTCGATGAACCACGGGGTCCATCGAGGCCGCTGGCGGTCTGTTCTCTGTGGCACTGTCCCGCGGGTTGCCCCGGGTGGGCGTTACCCACCACGCTGCCCTTCGGAGTCCGGACTTTCCTCGGCGCCCACCTCGCGGTGGACGACGCGGTCGCCCGGCCGGCCCGTTCCGTCCCTCAGGATACGGCCTGCGGGGCCACCTCCGGCCAACGACCGTCGGCACCGCGGACGTACGGCAGGACGTCGACGACGGCGTCGGGGTTCAGCGGGCCGTAGATGTGCGGGAACGTCGTCCCGGTCCCGTCCAGGTCCTCGTCGCAGACCGCGGACACGAGCCGCTCGGTGTCGATCACCAACAGGCACAGCGGGTCGGTCACGTCGGCGTAGGCGATGTTCGCGACCAGGCTGACCTGCTCCGGCCGGGACGCGTGGATGAACCGGGCCCCGTCGTCGAGCGACTGCCCGCGGGTGGAGATCCGATAGGCCCGCGCGGCCTTCGCCGCCTCCCACTCGGCCACGAACGCGATGTGCAAGATCCTCGCCATACGCCCGACCATAACGCCTGGGACCCTCGCCGGACGTCAGGTTGCGGAGTACGTTGACAGCATGGGCGGGTGGAACGCCATGTCCTTCGACGGCAAGGACAATCTGCTGCGAGTGGTCCGGAGCGAGGCCGAGCAGTTCTTCGCGCTGGTCGACGACGACGCGAGCTGGCGGGCGCCGACCGGGGCCGGGCACTGGCAGGTCCGGGACGTGGTCGCCCATCTCGTCGACACCACCGAGGCGTACTTCATCGGGTTCGACGCGGCCCGGTCGGGCCACGAGTTGCCGGCCGCCTACGGGTTGCCGGGGATGGCCGAGCGGGTGGACCAGCGGGCGCTCGCCCTGCGCGACGTACCGCGGCCCGAACTGGTCGCGCGATTGCGCCAGGACTTCGACCGGATGTCCGAGATCCTCGACGCACTCGGGCCGGACGACTGGGCCGGACTGACGGTCGCGCACTTCTACATGGGCCCGTTGCCGGCCTTCTTCTACCCGGCCTTCCAGTTGATGGACTACGGCGTGCACTCGTGGGACGTCCGGCAGGGGACCGGCCGCGCGCACGGGCTGGCCGGGGACGCGGCCGACCTGCTGGTGCCGTTCATGTTCGTCCTGTGGCAGGCCACGACCGGCAACCTCGAACCGTGCGAGCTCGGGATCCGGATCACCAGCGGCCCGAACGCCGGCGACACCCGGGTCCGGGTCGGCCCGGACGGGATGGACTACGCGAGCGGCTCGGTGGACGACCTGGAGTCCGTGCTCGAGTTCGACCCGGGCAGCTTCGTGCTGACCGCGTTCGGCCGCAGCAACGCCGGCACGATCCGCGGCGACCGGGCCGTCGCCGATCGGTACCTGAATCTGTTCTTCCGAATCTGACCTCGCGGTGCGGACGCGGCGGGATCACCGGCTGGACTAGGGTCGGCGCATGACGACGGCTGAGCAGGGATCGACGGGTACGCCGGACGAGGCCAAGGCGGAGCCGGGGCCGGCGAAGACGAAGCCCACGGACGACCTGACCACGACACAGCACACCCTCACCATCGGCCGGAAGAAGCTGCGGTACACCGCGACGACCGGCCGCGTCGTGCTCCGGCAGGAGGTGCTCACCGACGGGAAGTTCGACGGGCACGTCCCGAAGGCCGAGGTCTTCCTCACCGCGTACACGCTCGATGGCGCGGACGCGGCGCAGCGCCCGGTGACGTTCGCGTTCAACGGCGGCCCTGGTTCGTCGAGTATCTGGCTGCACCTCGGTCTGCTCGGACCGCGGCGCGTGGTGTCCGGCGACGCGGGCGAGCTCGCGCCGCCGCCGTACGGGCTGGCCGACAACGCGGAGACGTTGCTGCAGCACAGCGACCTGGTCTTCATCGACCCGGTCTCCACCGGGTACTCGCGCGCCGTCGAGGGGGAGAAACCGGGCGAGTACCACGGGTTCACCCGCGACCTGGAGTCGGTCGGCGAGGTGATCCGGTTGTGGACCTCGCGCAACGGCCGGTGGATGTCGCCGAAGTTCCTGGCCGGCGAGTCGTACGGGACCACCCGTGCGGCCGGACTCGCGGCGCACCTGCAGGACCGGCACGGGATGTACCTCAACGGGGTGATGCTGATCTCCGCGGTGCTGGAGTTCGGCACCCTCGACTTCACCCCGGGCAACGACCTGCCGTACGCGCTCTTCCTGCCCTCGTACGCGGCCGTCGCGCACTACCACGGGCTGATCCCGGACCGGGAGCTCGCGGACGTGCTGGCCGACGCGGAACGGTACGCCGGCGGCCGGTACCCGAATGCGCTTGCCCAGGGCAACCGTCTGCCGGCCGACTACCGGGCCGAGGTGATCACCCGGCTGGCCGGGCTGACCGGGTTGTCGGAGGACTACCTGGACCGGGTGAACCTGCGGATCGAGCACACCCGCTTCTTCGCCGAGTTGCTGCGCTCCCGGCGTCAGGTCGTCGGGCGCCTCGACGGACGGTTCACCGGGTGGGATGCGGACTCGGCCGGCGAGCAGTCCGTCGACGACCCGTCGTTCCGCGCGATCACCGGGCCGTACACCGCTGCGCTGAACCACTACGTCCGCGCCGAGCTCGGGTACCTCAACGACGTGCCGTACGAGGTGCTGAGCAGCCAGGCCGCGAAGGACTGGTCGTTCAAGGAGTTCGAGAACCAGCAGGTCACCGTGGCCGACAAACTCGCCGAGGCGATGCGGGCGAACCCGTTCCTCAGGGTGCACGTCTCGTCCGGCCACTACGACTGCGCGACGCCGTACTTCGCCACCGAGCACACGCTCGCCCGGTTGCAGGTGCCGGCCGAACTGCGCGACAACATCGAGGTCCGGTACTACCCGGCCGGGCACATGATGTACGTCCACGAACCGACCCGCGTCCAACAGTCCGAGGACCTCGCCGCCTTCGTCCGCGCGGCCTCGAACCGCTGACCCCGATCAGGGCAGCGTGAGGACCTCGGCGCCGGTGTCGGTGACGACCAGGGTGTGCTCGAACTGGGCGGTGCGCGACTTGTCCTTGGTGGTGGCGGTCCAGCCGTCGTCCCACAGGTCGTAGTCGTAGCTGCCCAGGGTGAGCATCGGCTCGATCGTGAACGTCATCCCCGGCTCGATCACGTCGTCGAACCGCTCGTCGTCGTAGTGCGGGATGATCAGGCCGGAGTGGAACGCGGTGGCGATGCCGTGCCCGGTGAAGTCGCGGACCACGCCGTACCCGAAGCGCTTGGCGTAGGACTCGATCACCCGGCCGATGATGCTGACCTGGCGGCCGGGCTTGACCGCCTTGATGCCGCGGTTCAGCGCCTCCTGGGTGCGCTCGACCAGCAGCCTGCTCTCCTCGTCGACGTCGCCGACCAGGAACGTCGCGTTGGTGTCACCGTGCACACCGTCGAGGTACGCGGTGATGTCGACGTTGACGATGTCGCCGTCCTCGAGCGGGCGGTCGTCGGGGATGCCGTGGCAGATCACCTCGTTGACCGACGTGCACAACGACTTCGGGTAGCTGCGGTAGCCGAGGGTGGACGGGTACGCGCCGCGCTCGACCAGGTAGTCGTGGCCGACCGCGTCCAGCTCGTCGGTGGTGACACCCGGCTTGGCGGCCGCACCGACGGCCTGCAGGGCCTGTGCGGCGAGCTTGCTCGCGACCCGCATCTTCTCGATCAGCTCCGGCGCGGTGACGTACGACCCGTCGTACGGCGCGGGGGCGGGCTTGTCGACGTACTCCGGTCGGGGAATGGACGCGGGTACCGGACGGCGCGGCGAGATGAGGCCGGGAGTGAGAAGCGACATGGTGAGATCATTCTAGTGAGCGGTGACAAGACTCCAGGAGGTGGTCATCCCGATGAGCGACGATCACAGCAACGAGTGGTACTACAACGTCAAGACCGGCAAGGTGGAGCCGTACCAGGGGTCGAAGTCGGCCGACCGGCTCGGCCCGTACAACTCCCCGGAGGAAGCGGCGCGCGCCCTGGACAAGGTGCAGGAACGCAACGAGTCCTGGGACAACGACCCGAAGTGGGACGACGACTGAGCTTCGCACCAGACGTTCTGAGGGGCACTACCCGGGCCGGGTAGTGCCCCTCAGAACGTGACTGGCGTCAGGCTTTCTTGGCCACGCGCTTCGCCGGTGCCTTGCGCGCGGGGGCGCGCTTCGCGACCGTCTTGCGGGCCGTGGTGGCCTTCTTGGCCGCGGTCTTCGCCGGCGCCTTCTTGGCGGCGACGCGCTTCGTCGCCGTCTTCTTCGCCGCGGTCTTGGCCGGCGCCTTCTTGGCGGCCACCTTGCGGGCCGGCGCCTTCTTCGCCGCGACCTTGCGGGTCGTGGTGGCCTTCTTGGCCGGCGCCTTCTTCGCGGCGGTGGTCTTGCGGGCCACGGTCTTCTTCGCCGTCGTCGCCTTCTTCGCCGGCGCCTTCTTGGCGGCGGTCGTCTTCTTGGCCGCGGTCTTCTTCGCGGGGGCCTTCTTGGCCACCGTCTTGCGGGCGGTCGTCGCCTTCTTCGCCGTGGTCTTCTTCGCCGCGGCCTTGGTGGCGGTCGCCTTCTTGGCGGGGGCCTTCTTGGCCACCGTCTTCTTCGCCGCACTCACCTTCTTCGTCACTGTCTTCTTCGCAGCGGTGACCTTGCGCGCGGCGGTCGTCTTCGCGGCTGGGGACTTCTTGGCGACAGTCTTCTTGGCGGGAGAAGCCTTTTTGGCTGTCGCCTTCCCTGCGGCTGCCTTCTTGGCTGGCACTCTGCCTCCTTGGTGCGGCTGAGGAAAACCACGGTGGATTCCTCGTCGTCATGATGATGACAACAGTTGGTGCCCACGTAAAGCACCTGAAACGCCAGCAGGTCAAGGCCTCTGAGCCGTCAATTCGGGCGGTAATGCCGAAAATCCTTGTGCAGAAGGGATTTCGGTGCACGTCGAGCATGCCGGACCGGCGGCAAGAAATGTTGGCGACACGCGCACGAACTGGCCGCTGTTGTGGGTCGCCGGCACGTTTTCGGTGAGTGTTGTCCTGGGCAACGTCTTGCCGGACGACCCGACGAACGGGTCGCGAAGCGCGCTGTGCGCGGTCTCGCGAAGCGTCCTTGAAGTGTGCTGTGATGCTGGTGCCAACGACCTTGTGAGGTAGCTGATGACACCGTTGCGCGACGACCTGGATCTCGTTGTCGAGCTGCCTTCGCGGGTGCGCCGGGTGGTGAGCATCGTGCCGTCGCTGACCGAGTCGATCGCTGTCACCGACGCGTCGTTGCTGGTCGGTGCGACCGATTGGTGCAGTCATCCCGAAGACCTCGACGTGACCCGGGTCCGGGGTACGAAGAATCCCGACGTCGACCTCATCCGCCGGCTCGGACCCGATGTCGTGATCGCGAATGCCGAGGAGAATCGCGGCGCCGATCTGGACGCGTTGCGAGCGGCCGGTCTGGCCGTTTGGGTGACGTCGCCGGCAACGGTCGAACAGTCACTGGAATCACTGCGCCGAATGCTCTCGGCAATCACCGGCACCGTGCCCGGCTGGGTCGACGAGGCCGCGGCCGTGTGGAGTCCGCCGTACTCGGGTCCGCGCCGGCGGGCAGTGATTCCGATCTGGCGACGACCGTGGATGGCGTTGGGCCGGAACACCTTCGCCGGTGATCTGCTGGACAAACTCGGGATCGACAACGTGCTCGCGGAATCCGCCGACCGCTATCCGCGGTTCGATCCGGCCGAGCTGCCGGCGTACGACGTGGTGGTGTTGCCGGACGAGCCGTATGCGTTCTCGCCCGACGACGGGCCGGAGGCGTTCGGCGGTCCCGCGCACTGCGTGTCCGGCCGGCACCTGACCTGGTACGGGCCGTCGCTGGTCGGCGCGCGCGAACTGCTGAGCGGACAGCTCGCGTGAGCTGCGCCACGACCCTGCCGCCTCAGCTAGACGGTAAGGGTTGCCTCACCTACTCTCGCTGTGTGCCGACCATGACCGCCAAGAAGAAGTGCTGCAAGGACAAGCCGAGGTGCAAGAAGTGCCCGGTCGTCCTCAAGCGGCTGGCCGATGCCGGCTGCGCGGAGCGGCTCGACCTGCGCCACTACGTGGTCGACAAGAAGGTCAAGAAGAAGGTGCTGAAGACGGCGCGCGAGCGCTGAGTCTCAGGACGCCTTGCGCAGGTCGATCGCGGAGACGGCCTGGCGCAGCAGTCCGGGGATGGTGATGTGCGCGGCCTGACCGGTCGCCTCCAGCGCGTCGGCGTCCCACCAGCCGTGCGCGCTGATCGTCTCCAGCTCCAGCTCCTCCTGGTTCGCGAACGTGACCTCGACGGCGTCCACGCCGACCGCGAAGAACGTCTGCCGCTGGATGATCGGGCAACCGCCCCACTCGAACTCGATCGTGTTCGTCGCGACCGGCCGGCCGAGCGCCTCGGGCGGCAGCACGATGCCGACCTCCTCGCGCAGCTCCCGGCTGCCGGCCTGGGCCGCGGTCTCGCCCGCCTCGACGCCGCCACCGATGGTGAACCAGTACGGCACGTCTGGCTTCAGCGGATCCCAGCCGTGCAGCAACAGCACCTTGCCGTCCGGTCGGACAGGCAGGACACGGGCCGTCGTACGCCGGACGACGGTGCCGGGCGGAGGCAGGCGGGAATCTGTCACAGCTCAGAACGCTAGACGAACCATCCCGTCCTCCGACTCCTCACGCGGCGCGTCTCGTCCCGCCGTCCCACCAGCTGGGCCGCCTGCGAGGGTGAGACGATCGCGGTATGACAGCGCGCATCGGACTCGGTCTGGCCGCCCTCGGCCGGCCCGGGTACATCAACCTCGGACACGACCAGGACCTGTCCGCCGGTCGCGCGGTGGACGACCTCCGCGCCCGGACCCACGAACTCCTGGACGCCGCCTGGGAGGCCGGCGTGCGGTACTTCGACGCGGCCCGCTCGTACGGTCTGGCCGAGCGCTTCCTCGGGGAGTGGCTGCGGAGAACCGGGCGCCGCGACCAGGTGACCGTCGGTTCGAAGTGGGGCTACACGTACGTCGCAGACTGGCGCGCCGACGCGGACGTGCACGAGGTGAAAGACCACTCGCTCGCCACCTTCGAACGGCAGTGGCCCGAGACTCTCGAAGCGCTGGGCGGTCCGCCGGACTTCTACCTGGTGCACAGCCTCACCTCGGACAGCCCGGCGCTCGCGGACAAGGCGCTGCTGGATCGTCTGGGCGAGCTCGCGGCCGAAGGTGTCCGCGTCGGTCTGTCCACGAGCGGCCCGCGACAGGCCGAGACGCTCCGCGCCGCTCTCGCGTCGAACGGTCCCTTCACGGCGGTCCAGTCCACCTGGAACGTCCTCGAACCGTCGGTCGGTCCGGCGCTCGCCGAAGCGCACGACGCCGGCTGGTTCGTCGTCCTCAAGGAAGCGGTCGCCAACGGCCGCCTCACCGGTCGCGCCGGCCGCACCCCGTTCACGGTCTTCGCCGGCCAGCACAACGCGACCCCGGACGCGATCGCCCTCGGTGCCGCACTCGCGAACCCGTGGACCGACATCGTCCTCAGCGGCGCGACCACGAAAGCTCAGCTGGAGAGCAACCTCAGGCCGGTGACCGTCGGCCCGACGGCGGAGTTCGTCCAGCAGCGCGACGAGTACTGGACCGAGCGCTCGGCCCTGCCCTGGATCTAGGGCTAGGGCCGAGCGCTCGGATCAGAAGGTGTGCTCGTCGGCGGGGAAGGTGCCGTTGCCGACTTCGGCGGCGTACTGGGTGGCGGCCTGGGTGAGGATGCCACGGAGGTTCGCGTACTGCTTGACGAACCGTGGCATCGGGCCGGAGCGCAGGCCGGCCATGTCCTGCCAGACCAGCACCTGCGCGTCGGTGTCGCGGCCCG encodes the following:
- a CDS encoding bifunctional RNase H/acid phosphatase yields the protein MSPDHVIVEADGGSRGNPGPAAYGALVRDPATGAVIAQAGVTIGVATNNVAEYSGLIAGLELAAEYAPNASIEVRMDSKLVVEQMAGRWKVKHPDLKPLAIKAQGLAPFGTEWTWVPRAKNAAADALANMALDGKPVPLKPAESSAAPVATEPSDLQKALRGWGAPAEPPTRLLFLRHGETPHTVDKRFSGSGGDDPGLSETGEAQARAAAEYLDRLGGVDAVVTSPMRRTRQTAAVVADRLGLEVDVRDGWVECSFGDWDGHTFAEVQEKWPEALKDWLESTTVAPPGGESFDSCARRARSARDGLLASYPGKTVVVVTHVTPIKLMVRGVLQAPMSSMFRMELRPATLTEIHWYADGLASLRSFNLQPGL
- a CDS encoding RNB domain-containing ribonuclease, coding for MPLQRVHFAEDVPEVFRASLQDIRTELEVPAEFPAEVVAAALEVAAQPRLPELDRTDLEFVTIDPPDSMDLDQAVFIERAGDGFTVYYAIADVGAFVQPGDPIDVEARKRGETLYAPDKRTPLHPPELSEGAASLLAGEVRPAVLWTITVDATGEGTDVLCQRALVKSRAKLNYAGVQEELDAGTASESLQLLREVGKLREQRELDRGGVNLPIPDQEVVASDGEWTLEFRAPLPVEGWNAQISLLTGMAAAHLMMQGEIGILRTLPESPDDLRRKLENTAKALGISWSAETSYAQFIHGLDPKVPAHAAMLAACTVLFRGAGYTSFAGGVPEHPQHAAMKAEYAHVTAPLRRLVDRWTSEICVALSAGAEVPEWIRESLDDIPKIMDEADRKAHAYERSIVSMVEAGLVAEHVGATFDGVITDVDEREETRGVVALSTLAIEGRVTGTSPLPLGQQARVKLTEADIAKRTIAFELVG
- a CDS encoding TetR/AcrR family transcriptional regulator is translated as MTTNPAPSARERELLELAYEYALTHGLAELSLRPLAAAIGSSPRVLLFLFGSKDGLIRALLARARTDELALLQQLRYDDKPGLDVVARELWTWLAAPERRSLMNLWVEAYGRSLVSPDGPWGDYARSTVDDWLELLQTSQPDGHTAKARARRTAVLALLRGALLDLLATGDLDRTTKAVRQALSD
- a CDS encoding GNAT family N-acetyltransferase is translated as MSEAVVRRLGEPGDLGWVVQAHGEIYAAEYGWGPAFETLVARIVADFAADQNADQNADQDLGREAAWIATVDGERVGCVFCVRGDDEATAKLRLLLLAPSGRGQGLGGRLVDTCLEFARSAGYKRMVLWTNDPLVAARHIYLARGFRLTGSEPHDLFGNDLLSQTYELDLS
- a CDS encoding alpha/beta hydrolase family protein, producing the protein MRLRRVLRKVALLVLVVLFAGAGYLGWVGIQRSQPLDLPAPTGAYAVGRTTYDWTDTARKDPFSPEAGTPRKLSVWIWYPVSPSTTGPRVPYAPGPWDGLHLKGPAGLLQGSFDTFRDRALDDAPVAPSRFPVVVLQPGMGFSAPQYAALAEDLASHGYLVAGFTPTYSANLTVLDGQTVGSTEQAKPDDLDEHGDRIVQVWAADARFVATTLAALDEGPLEGRVNPATKVSYVGHSFGGAASLEACRLDPRCGAAIDLDGTQYGEVVKTGLKAPFLLVGSEDSCITGSCGQQAKDDTADLERARSLIKASTAAKWCATVDGARHFNFTDYGAYYLAWPLRAALPLGDIDPERALTIQNGYAVTFLDHAIRGTAAPGAPTC
- a CDS encoding DUF899 family protein, which produces MVRVDHTYSTYGRGTDSMGFVPNVLDLTAFGRQEAWELPAGRSTGLGAKAGDPGITLRAGEPHCH
- a CDS encoding DUF952 domain-containing protein, whose amino-acid sequence is MARILHIAFVAEWEAAKAARAYRISTRGQSLDDGARFIHASRPEQVSLVANIAYADVTDPLCLLVIDTERLVSAVCDEDLDGTGTTFPHIYGPLNPDAVVDVLPYVRGADGRWPEVAPQAVS
- a CDS encoding maleylpyruvate isomerase N-terminal domain-containing protein, encoding MGGWNAMSFDGKDNLLRVVRSEAEQFFALVDDDASWRAPTGAGHWQVRDVVAHLVDTTEAYFIGFDAARSGHELPAAYGLPGMAERVDQRALALRDVPRPELVARLRQDFDRMSEILDALGPDDWAGLTVAHFYMGPLPAFFYPAFQLMDYGVHSWDVRQGTGRAHGLAGDAADLLVPFMFVLWQATTGNLEPCELGIRITSGPNAGDTRVRVGPDGMDYASGSVDDLESVLEFDPGSFVLTAFGRSNAGTIRGDRAVADRYLNLFFRI